Sequence from the Longimicrobium sp. genome:
TCCACGCGCTTGCCGCCGGCGGGCAGCTCGTGGTCGATCGCGTGCTCCACGGCCAGGATGGAGGCGAACGGCGTCTGCTGCCACGTGTCGATCAGCCGGTCCAGCATCTTGGACCCGTATGGCGGATCGGCGAACGCGATGTCGTAGGCGAACGGCTCCAGCGCCTCGGCGAAGGGCAGCGCGTCCTTCTTGAACAGGCGGCTCCGCTCGCGGACGTGCAGCGCGGCGATGTTCGCCTTGAGCGCGTGGACGCTGGCAGGCCGCGTTTCCACGAAATCGGCGGTGGCGGCGCCGCGCGACATGGCCTCCAGCCCTAGGGCGCCGGTGCCGGCGAACAGGTCGATCACGCGCGCGCCCTTCAGCTTGGGCTCCAGCAGCCGCAGCCACTCCTGCCGAACGTGTTCCGCCGTCGGGCGAACGCGCTTGTCCGGCGGCGACATCAGGTGCCGCCCCGCCCACTTTCCCCCGATGATCCTCATCCGGTGCTCACGGCGCAGTCCACTGCTTCCATTTTGCTTCGTCCCAGCCCACGGTCAGTTGGTTGCCGGCGCGCACCAGGGGCGTCACCAGCAGCATCGGGTCGTCCACCAGCAGAGGCAGGATCCTGGCCTCGGGCACGTGCGCCACGTGCAGGCCGCGCTCGCGGAAGCGCTTGCCCTGCCTGTCCAGCAGCGCCTCC
This genomic interval carries:
- a CDS encoding RsmD family RNA methyltransferase, with amino-acid sequence MRIIGGKWAGRHLMSPPDKRVRPTAEHVRQEWLRLLEPKLKGARVIDLFAGTGALGLEAMSRGAATADFVETRPASVHALKANIAALHVRERSRLFKKDALPFAEALEPFAYDIAFADPPYGSKMLDRLIDTWQQTPFASILAVEHAIDHELPAGGKRVEIDDTTALTFYRARPFPQDASAAAE
- a CDS encoding arsenate reductase family protein, translating into MEVQIFGTKSCNESKKALRFFKERRIKTHFVDLKERAAATGELKRFAERFGVEALLDRQGKRFRERGLHVAHVPEARILPLLVDDPMLLVTPLVRAGNQLTVGWDEAKWKQWTAP